Proteins from one Lacrimispora sphenoides genomic window:
- the trkA gene encoding Trk system potassium transporter TrkA codes for MKIIIVGCGKVGATLAEQLNNEHHDIMLIDKSADVINSITERIDVMGVVGNGAVYKVQMEAGIQETDLLIATTNSDELNMLCCLIAKKAGDCHTIARIRNPEYHSEINYIREELGLSLAINPEMAAAMEIARLLRFPSAIKIDTFAKGRIEILKFLVPDHSILHNMRVREVLSKLHCNVLICAIEHGSEVIIPSGESVMMAGDKISFIASPAEANEFFKQAGIDNNTIRTVMMVGGGKITYYVAKLMESTKINVKILEQNMERCNELSELLPKAMVIHGDASDQELLLQEGIGQIDAFASLTGFDEENIMLSLYAASQSKAKLITKVNRIAFENVIDSMNLGSVIYPKLITSETILQYVRAMQNSMGSNVETLYKIVADRAEALEFRVANEPSIVGIPLEKLELKNNLLVAFINRKGQFISPRGKDTLEEGDRVIVVTTVTGLNDLKDILR; via the coding sequence GTCATGGGCGTCGTGGGAAATGGGGCAGTTTATAAAGTACAGATGGAGGCAGGGATTCAGGAGACAGATCTTTTAATTGCCACAACTAATTCCGACGAGCTGAATATGCTATGCTGCCTGATTGCGAAGAAGGCAGGAGACTGTCATACCATTGCCAGGATCCGTAATCCGGAATATCACTCTGAAATCAACTATATCAGGGAAGAGCTTGGACTTTCTCTGGCTATTAATCCGGAGATGGCTGCAGCCATGGAAATAGCCAGGCTGCTTCGATTTCCGTCTGCAATCAAAATCGATACGTTTGCCAAGGGTAGGATTGAAATTTTGAAATTCCTGGTGCCGGATCATTCCATCCTTCATAACATGAGGGTACGGGAGGTCCTGTCAAAGCTTCATTGCAATGTGCTGATCTGTGCCATTGAGCATGGCAGTGAAGTCATCATCCCAAGCGGAGAATCCGTCATGATGGCAGGAGATAAGATATCGTTTATCGCATCACCTGCAGAAGCCAACGAGTTCTTCAAACAGGCAGGGATTGATAACAATACAATTCGGACAGTAATGATGGTAGGCGGCGGAAAGATTACATATTATGTTGCGAAATTGATGGAAAGTACAAAGATCAACGTAAAGATTCTGGAGCAGAATATGGAGCGCTGCAATGAACTGAGCGAGCTTCTTCCAAAGGCTATGGTCATACATGGAGATGCTTCTGATCAGGAACTGCTGCTTCAGGAAGGAATCGGTCAGATCGATGCCTTCGCTTCTCTTACCGGCTTTGACGAGGAGAATATTATGCTTTCTCTTTATGCAGCAAGTCAGTCCAAGGCAAAACTTATTACAAAAGTAAACCGGATCGCTTTTGAAAATGTCATTGATTCCATGAATTTAGGCAGTGTGATTTATCCCAAACTCATCACGAGTGAGACCATTCTCCAATACGTCCGCGCCATGCAGAATTCCATGGGGAGCAATGTGGAGACCCTCTATAAAATTGTGGCGGACCGGGCGGAAGCTTTGGAATTCCGTGTTGCAAATGAGCCGAGTATCGTAGGGATTCCACTTGAAAAGCTTGAGCTTAAAAATAATCTTCTTGTGGCCTTTATCAACCGGAAGGGACAGTTTATCAGTCCCCGCGGAAAGGACACCCTGGAGGAAGGCGACCGGGTGATCGTAGTCACCACGGTAACCGGGCTTAATGACTTAAAGGACATACTAAGGTAG
- a CDS encoding TrkH family potassium uptake protein, translated as MNKKVIIYLMGWILNIEAVFMLLPCVTALIYRETSGYWFLAVMAVCGGIGIILTRKKPENMVFFAKEGFVSVALSWIVLSFFGAMPFYLSGEIPRFEDAMFEVISGFTTTGSSILTDVESLSQCMIMWRSFTHWIGGMGVLVFILSLLPLSGGYNMYIMKAESPGPSVGKLVPRVRSTAKILYTIYLFMTVLQIILLLIGGMPLFDSLAISFGTAGTGGFGIKNSSMAFYDSYYLQGVVTVFMILFGINFNVYHLLLTRHPKEAFRCEEARAYLGIIAASVLFITFNIRGSFGSLFSAFHHAAFQVASIITTTGYSTVDFDLWPEFSKGILVALMFIGACAGSTGGGFKVSRVVILLKAVKKELGSLIHPRSVKVLKLDGKPIEHNVLRSINTFLCAYIVIFTFSVLIVSLDNFDFATNFTAVAATFNNIGPGLAGAGPLQNFSKFSALSKYVMMFDMLAGRLEVFPLLLIFAPSTWKNS; from the coding sequence ATGAATAAAAAAGTTATCATCTATCTGATGGGCTGGATTTTAAATATTGAGGCAGTTTTTATGTTGCTGCCGTGCGTCACTGCATTGATCTACAGAGAAACCAGCGGTTATTGGTTTCTGGCAGTTATGGCAGTCTGCGGAGGCATTGGAATTATTTTAACACGCAAAAAGCCTGAAAACATGGTTTTCTTTGCAAAAGAAGGCTTTGTTTCCGTTGCACTAAGCTGGATTGTTCTAAGCTTTTTTGGGGCAATGCCCTTTTATTTAAGTGGGGAGATCCCCAGATTTGAAGATGCCATGTTTGAGGTGATTTCCGGCTTTACGACTACCGGATCCAGTATTTTGACGGATGTGGAATCTCTTTCCCAATGCATGATCATGTGGAGGAGCTTTACTCACTGGATTGGAGGTATGGGAGTTCTGGTATTTATCTTATCCCTCTTGCCTCTTTCTGGCGGTTATAATATGTACATTATGAAGGCAGAAAGCCCTGGCCCTTCCGTAGGAAAACTGGTGCCAAGGGTGCGGTCGACCGCTAAAATCCTTTATACAATCTATTTATTTATGACGGTGCTGCAGATCATTCTTCTGCTGATAGGAGGTATGCCGCTGTTTGATTCCCTGGCAATCAGCTTCGGAACAGCCGGTACCGGTGGATTTGGAATCAAAAACAGCAGTATGGCCTTTTATGATAGTTACTACCTGCAGGGAGTTGTTACCGTATTTATGATTTTATTCGGTATAAACTTTAATGTGTATCACCTGCTTTTAACCCGCCACCCCAAAGAAGCCTTCCGCTGTGAGGAAGCCAGGGCATATCTTGGAATCATTGCGGCGTCTGTTTTATTTATTACCTTTAATATCCGCGGCAGCTTTGGAAGCCTGTTTTCCGCTTTTCATCATGCGGCCTTTCAGGTGGCCTCGATTATTACCACAACGGGTTATTCCACCGTTGACTTTGATTTATGGCCGGAATTTTCAAAGGGGATCCTGGTTGCTCTCATGTTTATCGGTGCATGTGCAGGAAGTACGGGCGGAGGTTTTAAGGTATCAAGAGTCGTTATCCTTTTAAAGGCTGTAAAAAAAGAACTGGGATCCTTGATCCATCCCAGAAGCGTAAAGGTATTAAAGCTGGATGGAAAGCCCATTGAACATAATGTGCTCCGGTCCATCAATACATTTTTATGTGCTTACATCGTAATTTTTACGTTCTCTGTGCTGATTGTCAGTCTGGATAACTTTGATTTTGCTACTAATTTTACTGCTGTTGCTGCAACTTTTAATAACATCGGACCAGGACTGGCAGGAGCCGGTCCTCTCCAGAACTTCTCCAAATTTTCTGCATTGTCTAAATATGTCATGATGTTTGACATGCTTGCGGGACGTTTGGAGGTATTCCCATTGCTATTGATTTTTGCACCTTCTACATGGAAAAATAGTTAA
- the rplU gene encoding 50S ribosomal protein L21: MYAIIATGGKQYKVAEGDIIKVEKLGVDAGEAVTFDQVLVVNNGELAVGCPTVAGATVTGTVVKEGKAKKVIVYKYKRKSGYHKKNGHRQSYTQVKIEKINA; encoded by the coding sequence ATGTACGCGATTATTGCAACAGGTGGAAAGCAGTACAAAGTAGCGGAAGGCGATATCATTAAAGTGGAAAAGCTTGGTGTTGACGCTGGCGAAGCTGTCACATTTGACCAAGTACTTGTTGTAAACAATGGTGAATTAGCAGTTGGTTGCCCAACCGTAGCAGGTGCTACCGTAACAGGTACAGTTGTGAAGGAAGGCAAGGCTAAGAAGGTTATTGTTTACAAGTATAAGAGAAAATCCGGATACCATAAGAAAAATGGTCACAGACAGTCTTATACTCAGGTTAAGATCGAAAAGATCAATGCTTAA
- a CDS encoding ribosomal-processing cysteine protease Prp has translation MIRVTVMVDSEQHYAGIQMLGHAGLSDDHQEGQELVCAAVSALTFNMTNSVEQFTEDSFEVDQEEKSGAFHFRFTSSISSGSQLLMNSLVLGLQDIEEEYGEPYIKIRFKEV, from the coding sequence ATGATAAGAGTAACCGTAATGGTTGATTCAGAACAGCATTATGCTGGAATCCAGATGTTAGGACATGCCGGTTTATCTGATGATCATCAGGAAGGACAGGAACTTGTCTGTGCTGCAGTGTCGGCACTTACATTTAATATGACTAACAGCGTGGAACAGTTTACTGAAGATTCCTTTGAAGTGGATCAGGAAGAGAAGTCAGGTGCTTTTCATTTCCGTTTTACATCAAGTATCAGTTCAGGATCACAACTCCTAATGAATTCTTTGGTATTGGGATTACAAGATATTGAAGAAGAATATGGAGAACCATATATTAAAATCCGATTTAAGGAGGTGTAA
- the rpmA gene encoding 50S ribosomal protein L27 has product MLRMNLQFFAHKKGVGSTKNGRDSEAKRLGAKRADGQFVLAGNILYRQRGTHIHPGINVGRGGDDTLFALVDGVVRFERKGRDKKQVSVYPKAINE; this is encoded by the coding sequence ATGTTAAGAATGAACCTTCAATTTTTCGCTCATAAAAAGGGTGTTGGTTCTACCAAGAACGGTAGAGATTCCGAGGCTAAGAGATTAGGTGCCAAGAGAGCTGACGGTCAGTTCGTGTTAGCAGGCAATATTCTTTATAGACAGCGTGGAACTCACATTCATCCAGGCATCAACGTAGGCCGTGGCGGTGATGATACATTATTCGCTTTAGTGGATGGCGTTGTAAGATTTGAGAGAAAAGGCAGAGACAAAAAGCAGGTTTCTGTTTATCCAAAAGCAATTAACGAATAA
- the obgE gene encoding GTPase ObgE, with protein MFADRAKIFIRSGKGGDGHVSFRRELYVPCGGPDGGDGGRGGDIIFEVDEGLNTLSDFRQIHKYTAQDGESGGKRRCHGKDGGNLVIKVPEGTVLKDFESGKVIADMSGENRREVILRGGKGGQGNMHYATPTMQAPKYAQPGQACQELWVQLELKVIADVGLVGFPNVGKSTLLSRVSNARPKIANYHFTTLNPHLGVVDMDGGKGFVMADIPGLIEGASEGVGLGHDFLRHIERTRVLVHVVDAASTEGRDPIADIHAINKELEAYNPELMERPQIIAANKTDAIYDDGEDPVEKLKAEFEPQGVKVYPISAVSGKGVKELLYAIYELLQTVNLSPIIFEKEFDVKSLRDALLPYTVEVTEDGVYVVEGPRIEKMLGYTNLESEKGFTFFQKFLKENGILDELEQAGIEEGDTVRMYGLEFDYYK; from the coding sequence ATGTTTGCCGATAGAGCAAAAATATTTATAAGATCCGGAAAAGGCGGTGACGGTCATGTCAGTTTCCGGAGGGAGCTTTATGTTCCGTGCGGCGGTCCTGACGGCGGTGACGGCGGCCGCGGCGGTGATATTATATTTGAAGTAGATGAAGGCCTTAACACATTAAGTGATTTCCGGCAAATTCACAAATATACCGCCCAGGACGGGGAATCAGGCGGAAAACGCCGATGCCATGGAAAAGACGGCGGAAACTTAGTGATCAAGGTTCCGGAAGGCACGGTGCTCAAGGATTTTGAGTCCGGAAAAGTTATTGCCGATATGTCCGGAGAAAATCGCAGGGAAGTTATATTAAGAGGCGGCAAAGGCGGACAGGGGAATATGCATTATGCAACTCCTACCATGCAGGCCCCCAAATATGCCCAGCCTGGACAGGCTTGCCAGGAACTTTGGGTACAGCTTGAATTAAAGGTGATTGCGGATGTAGGCCTGGTTGGTTTTCCAAACGTTGGAAAATCCACCCTTCTTTCCAGAGTCAGCAATGCAAGGCCTAAAATAGCCAATTACCATTTTACAACCTTAAACCCACATTTGGGCGTTGTAGATATGGATGGTGGAAAAGGCTTTGTTATGGCTGACATACCAGGGCTTATTGAGGGCGCTTCTGAGGGTGTTGGATTAGGACATGATTTTCTCCGTCATATCGAACGGACAAGAGTCCTGGTTCATGTGGTGGATGCCGCATCTACGGAAGGAAGAGATCCCATCGCGGATATCCATGCCATTAATAAAGAGCTGGAGGCTTATAATCCGGAGTTGATGGAACGTCCTCAGATCATTGCGGCCAATAAGACTGATGCGATCTATGATGACGGGGAAGATCCGGTTGAAAAGCTTAAGGCTGAATTTGAACCTCAGGGTGTTAAGGTTTATCCTATATCCGCAGTAAGCGGCAAGGGCGTAAAAGAATTGTTATATGCTATTTATGAACTGCTTCAGACCGTGAATTTAAGTCCGATTATATTTGAAAAGGAATTCGATGTTAAGAGCCTGCGTGATGCACTCCTTCCATATACTGTAGAAGTAACAGAAGATGGAGTTTACGTGGTAGAAGGCCCCCGCATTGAAAAGATGTTAGGCTATACGAATCTGGAATCAGAAAAAGGCTTTACCTTCTTCCAGAAATTCTTAAAAGAAAACGGAATTTTAGATGAGCTGGAACAGGCGGGAATTGAAGAAGGAGATACGGTCCGCATGTATGGTCTTGAATTTGACTATTACAAATAG
- the yhbY gene encoding ribosome assembly RNA-binding protein YhbY has translation MTSKQRSYLKGLAMNIDPIFQIGKSSLTPEITNGVAEALEARELIKITVLKNCLDDGSSIAAVLSERTHSEVVQVIGRKIILYKQAKEENKRKIVLPK, from the coding sequence ATGACAAGTAAGCAGAGATCCTATTTAAAGGGATTGGCGATGAATATAGATCCTATCTTCCAGATTGGAAAGTCCAGCCTCACACCTGAGATCACCAATGGAGTTGCAGAGGCACTGGAAGCCAGAGAGTTAATAAAGATTACGGTACTAAAGAATTGCCTGGATGATGGAAGCAGTATTGCTGCAGTATTATCAGAGAGAACTCACTCCGAGGTCGTTCAGGTGATCGGAAGAAAGATTATCCTTTATAAGCAGGCGAAAGAGGAAAATAAGAGGAAGATCGTGCTTCCAAAATAA
- the nadD gene encoding nicotinate-nucleotide adenylyltransferase, with protein MGRIGIMGGTFDPIHNGHLMIGGQAYKEYGLKEVWYMPSGHPPHKKNRNVSEPATRLAMTELAVKDHEGFVCSDFEVRRTGNTYTAQTLRLLREEYPEHSFYFIIGADSLYEIENWYEPDQVLTQAVILAARREYEEADRSMDKQIAYLASKYGADIRTLHCGEMDISSAELRRMIARGQSISDYVPREVIEFIEAHGLYQELEP; from the coding sequence ATGGGTAGAATAGGCATTATGGGCGGTACATTTGATCCAATCCACAATGGACATTTAATGATTGGCGGGCAGGCATATAAGGAATATGGCTTAAAAGAAGTCTGGTATATGCCTTCCGGACATCCGCCTCATAAAAAGAATCGTAATGTGTCAGAACCGGCTACCCGTCTTGCCATGACAGAACTTGCCGTGAAAGATCATGAAGGCTTTGTCTGTTCGGATTTTGAAGTAAGACGAACCGGAAACACGTATACGGCGCAGACGTTAAGATTGCTGCGCGAAGAATACCCGGAGCATTCCTTTTATTTCATCATTGGAGCTGATTCTTTATATGAGATTGAGAATTGGTATGAGCCGGACCAGGTGTTGACTCAGGCAGTCATATTGGCTGCCCGGCGGGAATATGAGGAAGCGGACCGTTCCATGGACAAGCAGATCGCTTATCTGGCCTCTAAGTATGGCGCGGATATCCGCACGCTTCACTGCGGGGAAATGGATATCTCTTCTGCAGAGTTACGCCGCATGATTGCCAGGGGGCAGTCCATATCAGACTATGTACCGCGGGAGGTCATCGAATTTATCGAAGCCCACGGTTTATATCAGGAGTTGGAACCATGA
- the yqeK gene encoding bis(5'-nucleosyl)-tetraphosphatase (symmetrical) YqeK yields MKDLILELRNDLKGRLTPSRFEHTISVSFICTALAMRYGCDLNKAELAGLLHDCAKPYGDEDIIRKCRKQDLPLTDDELGAPVVLHAKYGAWLAEHKYRINDEEIINAIRWHTTGRAEMSILEKIVFTADYIEPRRDRAVNLALVRSVAFVDLDECVYQILKETLDYLEGRGSFVDSMSKQAYAYYKQVHEEKKGEQG; encoded by the coding sequence ATGAAAGATCTGATCTTAGAGTTGAGAAATGATTTAAAGGGGAGATTAACTCCTTCCAGGTTTGAGCATACGATCAGTGTATCATTTATTTGCACCGCATTAGCAATGCGCTATGGATGTGATTTAAATAAAGCGGAGCTGGCCGGACTGCTTCATGATTGCGCCAAGCCTTATGGAGATGAAGATATTATCAGAAAATGCAGGAAACAAGATCTTCCATTAACTGACGATGAACTGGGGGCCCCGGTCGTGCTCCATGCGAAATATGGGGCATGGCTTGCAGAGCATAAATACCGTATCAATGACGAAGAGATCATAAACGCGATCCGATGGCATACCACCGGCAGAGCGGAGATGTCTATTCTGGAAAAAATCGTTTTTACGGCAGATTATATTGAACCCAGACGCGACAGAGCGGTGAATCTGGCTCTTGTGCGGTCTGTAGCATTTGTGGACTTAGATGAGTGTGTTTATCAGATCCTTAAGGAAACCTTGGATTATCTGGAAGGAAGAGGCAGTTTTGTGGACTCTATGTCAAAGCAGGCATATGCTTATTATAAGCAGGTTCACGAAGAAAAGAAGGGAGAACAAGGATGA
- the rsfS gene encoding ribosome silencing factor: MNQSVEMVKTAYAALSDKKGEDIRIIDICKVSVMADYFIIASGNNANQVQAMVDNVEEELGKKGFVCKQIEGYQSANWILMDYGDIIVHVFDRDNRLFYDLERIWRDGKKIEADELEALS, encoded by the coding sequence ATGAATCAGTCAGTTGAGATGGTAAAAACCGCTTATGCGGCTTTATCAGATAAAAAAGGGGAAGATATCAGAATTATTGATATCTGCAAAGTATCCGTAATGGCAGATTATTTTATTATTGCCAGCGGTAACAATGCAAATCAGGTACAGGCTATGGTTGACAATGTAGAGGAAGAACTTGGAAAAAAGGGATTTGTCTGCAAACAGATAGAAGGCTATCAGTCTGCTAACTGGATACTCATGGATTACGGTGATATCATTGTCCATGTATTTGATCGTGATAATCGTTTGTTCTATGATCTGGAAAGAATCTGGAGAGATGGAAAGAAAATTGAGGCTGACGAATTGGAAGCTTTATCATAA
- the lexA gene encoding transcriptional repressor LexA has product MAQERITPKQKEILEYIKETILKKGYPPAVREICEAVCLKSTSSVHSHLETLEEKGYIRRDPTKPRTIEIIDDCFQLTRREVVNVPLLGTVAAGQPLYAEENIENYYPIPADILPNAETFMLKVKGNSMINAGILEGDQIIVEHCPTAHNGEIVVALVDDSATVKRFFKEKGHYRLQPENDSMDPIIVDNVEILGKVIGLFRLGIH; this is encoded by the coding sequence ATGGCGCAAGAGAGAATTACCCCAAAACAGAAGGAAATTTTGGAATATATAAAAGAAACAATTTTAAAGAAGGGTTATCCACCGGCAGTCAGGGAGATTTGCGAAGCGGTCTGTTTAAAATCAACATCATCCGTACACTCTCACTTGGAGACGCTTGAAGAAAAAGGATACATAAGAAGAGACCCAACCAAGCCCAGAACCATTGAGATCATAGACGATTGCTTTCAGCTGACACGCAGGGAAGTTGTAAACGTTCCACTTCTTGGTACCGTAGCGGCCGGACAGCCTCTTTATGCTGAGGAAAACATTGAGAATTATTATCCCATACCAGCTGATATTCTCCCAAACGCCGAGACCTTCATGTTAAAAGTTAAGGGAAACAGCATGATCAATGCAGGCATACTTGAGGGTGATCAGATTATTGTTGAACACTGCCCGACAGCCCATAACGGAGAAATTGTGGTGGCATTGGTTGATGATTCCGCAACTGTAAAACGGTTTTTTAAAGAAAAAGGACATTACCGCCTGCAGCCAGAGAATGATTCCATGGATCCGATTATTGTAGACAATGTAGAGATTCTGGGCAAAGTAATCGGTTTGTTCCGTTTGGGGATACATTGA
- a CDS encoding LysM peptidoglycan-binding domain-containing protein, whose translation MMKQLIALSLVVLLGSHFFGNSIMNALAGETEIPALEKYYTSIEIQKGDSLWSIAGTYLENSGMTTAQYVKELKNINGLKEDTIHSGQYLTVVYFASDSRVR comes from the coding sequence ATGATGAAGCAATTAATTGCACTGTCATTGGTCGTTTTACTTGGTTCTCATTTTTTTGGCAATTCTATAATGAATGCCCTTGCCGGAGAGACGGAAATTCCGGCATTGGAGAAGTATTATACAAGCATTGAGATCCAAAAAGGAGACAGCTTATGGAGCATTGCCGGAACGTATCTGGAGAACAGCGGTATGACCACTGCCCAATACGTAAAAGAATTAAAGAATATAAACGGATTAAAAGAAGATACTATACACAGCGGACAGTATCTGACTGTCGTATACTTTGCATCTGATTCAAGAGTGAGATAA
- a CDS encoding GTP-binding protein, whose amino-acid sequence MKITFGILAHVDAGKTTFSEQVLYREGVIRALGRVDAKNACMDHDDIERARGITIFSDMACFTHDDNTYYLIDTPGHTDFSAEMERALEVMDYAVLMINGTDGIQGHTEAIWNLLERYYIPVFLFINKLDVISASYERVLTEIRERFSGNILDFQGITLKKGNETALTDDFIENVSEWDETLLDKWFNGSITFGDLRPAVVSQIKNRKLFPCFGGSALNGEGIEAFLNIFYSYTETSYPLSVPFRGRVFKIRYDGHGERMTYMKILSGILNVRESLSTDEKVHQIRIFQGERFTALQTASAGDVVAVTGLRTTRAGQGLGECYDTVVSTLQPTLQARVLYSSEIPDRAILQMFHILEEEEPGLSVVWEESLRQLKVNIMGKIQLEVLEQVVLERFQTKISFGQPEIIYMETVEEPVTGYGHFEPLRHYAEVALRLEPGERGKGITFESQCHVDRLGINYQNLVRTHVFETIHKGVLTGSELMDIMVILVDGISHIKHTEGGDFREAVYRAIRQGLMKAHNLLLEPYYSFTILIPDPLTGRVLTDITKYSGRFEAPVPDGRGKTVIRGQGPVASFMNYGEELMIMTGGKGSISMVFSHYDRCHNEAQVIEHYQYNPNEDINNPSCSVFCQKGTSFVVNWDHAEEYMHTLK is encoded by the coding sequence ATGAAGATAACTTTTGGAATATTAGCCCATGTAGATGCTGGAAAAACCACCTTTTCGGAGCAGGTTTTATATAGAGAAGGGGTAATCAGGGCTCTGGGCCGTGTAGATGCTAAAAATGCATGTATGGATCATGATGATATCGAAAGGGCGAGGGGAATAACCATATTTTCGGATATGGCCTGCTTTACCCATGACGATAATACATATTATCTGATTGATACGCCTGGCCATACAGACTTTTCTGCTGAGATGGAACGGGCCCTGGAGGTAATGGACTATGCAGTTCTTATGATTAACGGTACGGACGGAATTCAGGGACACACAGAGGCAATCTGGAACCTGCTGGAGCGTTATTATATTCCTGTTTTTTTGTTCATTAATAAGCTTGATGTGATCTCCGCATCTTATGAAAGGGTTTTAACTGAGATTCGAGAACGTTTTTCCGGTAATATCCTGGATTTCCAAGGCATTACCCTTAAGAAGGGAAATGAGACTGCCCTGACAGACGATTTCATTGAGAATGTATCTGAATGGGATGAAACATTACTGGATAAATGGTTCAATGGAAGTATTACTTTTGGAGATTTAAGGCCTGCCGTAGTTTCTCAGATTAAAAACCGGAAGCTATTCCCCTGTTTTGGCGGCAGCGCTTTAAACGGAGAGGGGATAGAAGCATTTCTTAATATCTTTTATAGTTATACAGAAACTTCCTATCCGCTATCAGTGCCATTTAGAGGGAGAGTGTTTAAGATCCGTTATGACGGGCATGGAGAGCGAATGACGTATATGAAGATATTAAGCGGCATTCTCAATGTCCGGGAGTCCTTATCAACGGATGAGAAGGTTCATCAGATAAGGATATTTCAGGGAGAACGTTTTACGGCTCTTCAGACGGCTTCTGCAGGAGATGTGGTAGCTGTCACCGGGCTTCGGACTACCAGGGCAGGCCAGGGGCTTGGGGAGTGCTATGATACGGTAGTTTCGACACTTCAACCAACCCTACAGGCAAGAGTTCTGTACTCGTCTGAGATACCCGACCGGGCAATCTTACAGATGTTTCACATATTAGAGGAAGAAGAGCCAGGGCTAAGTGTAGTATGGGAAGAGTCTTTGCGGCAGTTAAAAGTGAATATCATGGGTAAAATTCAGCTTGAGGTTCTGGAACAGGTTGTGTTAGAAAGATTTCAGACAAAGATATCCTTTGGGCAGCCAGAGATCATCTATATGGAAACCGTAGAGGAACCGGTAACAGGATATGGACATTTTGAACCTCTTCGCCATTATGCAGAAGTAGCATTAAGGTTAGAACCCGGTGAGAGAGGGAAGGGGATTACATTTGAGAGTCAATGTCATGTAGACAGGCTTGGAATTAATTATCAGAATCTGGTACGTACCCATGTGTTTGAAACCATTCATAAAGGAGTTTTAACCGGATCAGAACTGATGGATATTATGGTTATCCTGGTTGATGGAATTTCTCATATTAAGCATACTGAGGGCGGGGATTTCCGTGAGGCAGTGTATCGAGCGATTCGCCAGGGTCTTATGAAGGCCCATAATCTACTTCTGGAGCCCTATTACAGCTTTACGATCTTAATTCCGGATCCACTAACTGGAAGGGTATTAACCGACATTACAAAATATTCCGGCCGGTTTGAAGCTCCGGTTCCGGATGGAAGAGGAAAAACTGTAATAAGAGGTCAGGGTCCTGTTGCTTCATTTATGAATTACGGGGAAGAGCTGATGATAATGACCGGAGGCAAGGGAAGTATATCTATGGTGTTTTCTCATTATGATAGATGTCATAATGAAGCCCAGGTTATTGAACATTATCAATATAACCCAAATGAGGATATTAATAATCCTTCTTGTTCCGTATTCTGCCAAAAAGGAACTTCGTTTGTAGTTAATTGGGATCATGCAGAAGAATATATGCATACTCTTAAGTAA
- a CDS encoding GNAT family N-acetyltransferase, whose protein sequence is MITYKKVDKTYFAQYDLIPMRVHVSSYYKIDKINRGLGGFNLVETPIEPYLKDFCTGEDETVIRWERQWDISNWAFFMAFDGEKPIGAATIVSRTKGINMLSNRDDLAVLWDIRVDDAYKQQKVGQTLFDMAANWCRSQGFVEMKIESQNNNVPACKFYHKQGATLSVVDEYAYYNEPEYRHETQFIWLLNL, encoded by the coding sequence ATGATTACATATAAAAAGGTGGATAAGACATATTTCGCACAATATGACTTAATTCCTATGCGTGTTCATGTATCCAGTTATTATAAAATAGATAAAATTAATCGTGGGTTAGGTGGTTTTAATCTTGTCGAGACCCCTATAGAACCTTATTTAAAAGACTTTTGTACCGGCGAAGATGAAACTGTAATACGCTGGGAAAGACAATGGGATATTTCAAACTGGGCTTTTTTTATGGCTTTTGATGGTGAGAAGCCAATAGGAGCTGCAACAATTGTATCACGTACAAAAGGCATAAATATGCTTTCGAATAGGGATGACCTTGCAGTATTATGGGATATTCGTGTGGATGATGCATATAAGCAGCAAAAAGTTGGTCAAACATTATTTGACATGGCTGCAAATTGGTGTCGCAGTCAAGGATTTGTAGAGATGAAAATAGAAAGTCAGAACAATAATGTTCCTGCCTGTAAATTTTATCATAAGCAAGGAGCAACTCTTAGTGTGGTTGATGAGTATGCGTATTATAATGAACCTGAATATAGGCATGAGACTCAGTTTATTTGGTTATTAAATTTATAA